A window of Phyllopteryx taeniolatus isolate TA_2022b chromosome 19, UOR_Ptae_1.2, whole genome shotgun sequence contains these coding sequences:
- the tmem130 gene encoding transmembrane protein 130 isoform X2, with the protein MDRALLFLLVVLGVECVEPLTDSENISGKLFFYQMDGNATYVRDTGELASDIPTETMFELSDPQQNFSMAKFSYTWDLGNGEVIQGTEPVVRYHYALSGNYTLRLKIGVNMTQSTPPLTGIYSKDVQVLDAIKSIELKGPSDYEVSQTTGLAFHVDGSPPMWVCWRFLPKCEPDTTGGCTLTTLYENSLWLNHTFTSAGVHCLNISVRNDISKLQTSFSLFVRKNNHSVQQCFVPE; encoded by the exons ATGGACAG AGCGCTGTTGTTTCTCCTGGTTGTCCTGGGTGTGGAGTGTGTCGAGCCTCTGACAGATTCAG aaaatatttcTGGGAAGCTGTTTTTTTATCAAATGGATGGCAACGCCACCTATGTGAGAGACACTGGAGAGCTGGCTTCAGATATCCCCACCGAGACTATGTTCGAACTTTCTGATCCCCAGCAAAATTTCAGCATGGCCAAATTCAGCTACACTTGGGATTTAGGGAACGG AGAGGTGATCCAGGGGACTGAGCCTGTTGTCCGGTACCACTACGCCTTATCTGGAAACTACACACTCCGGCTGAAAATTGGAGTCAATATGACCCAATCCACACCTCCATTAACTGGAATCTACTCCAAGGATGTTCAAGTGCTTG ATGCCATTAAAAGCATTGAACTGAAGGGTCCCTCTGATTATGAAGTGTCACAGACCACTGGCCTGGCTTTTCATGTGGATGGGAG TCCCCCCATGTGGGTGTGTTGGCGCTTCCTTCCCAAATGCGAGCCCGACACGACGGGGGGCTGCACGCTGACCACGCTGTACGAGAACTCCTTGTGGCTCAACCACACCTTCACCTCGGCCGGCGTTCACTGCCTGAACATCAGCGTCCGCAATGACATCAGCAAGCTGCAGACCTCCTTCAGTCTCTTCGTCAGGAAAAACA